The following are encoded together in the Salvia hispanica cultivar TCC Black 2014 chromosome 6, UniMelb_Shisp_WGS_1.0, whole genome shotgun sequence genome:
- the LOC125194162 gene encoding uncharacterized protein LOC125194162 — MTTNPNTKDTLHDTETEQPVPVGWLQKIEERYRKTKEDVEAYPYVWGSYILVYGGFGLWLTYRWRALRKTEDRVRALQEKIRKQREEASSSAEVVERSVKYGSTKPKSPSVDKANQ, encoded by the coding sequence ATGACGACCAACCCAAACACAAAAGATACGTTACATGATACTGAAACTGAGCAACCTGTGCCTGTTGGGTGGTTACAGAAAATTGAAGAGCGGTATAGGAAAACCAAAGAAGATGTTGAGGCTTACCCCTACGTATGGGGCTCTTATATTCTTGTATACGGAGGTTTTGGTTTATGGCTGACCTACAGGTGGAGAGCTCTACGCAAAACTGAAGACAGAGTTCGAGCTCTCCAAGAGAAGATCCGTAAACAACGTGAGGAGGCGTCTAGCTCTGCTGAAGTTGTAGAGAGATCAGTAAAATATGGTTCGACGAAACCCAAGTCGCCATCTGTTGATAAAGCTAACCAATAG